The sequence below is a genomic window from Streptomyces sp. NBC_00289.
CCGTACAGGGCTGTTCCGAGTGTCACCACCCCGATGGACCGGGTCCGCCCGGAGGCCAGCGCCCGTGCCGCGTGGTTCAGCCGGTAACCGAGTTCTTCGGCGGCTTCCATGACACGTCGCCGCACGTCGGCGGAGACGTACTGCTCGCTGTTCATGACCCGGGACACCGTCTTCTGCGAGACGCCCGCCAGACGCGCCACATCGGTGCTGCGCGGTGGGGCACCTGCGCTGCGGCCGGCCAGTCGTGCCATGCGGGGTCTCCTGATCTCCGGCAGTCCGCAACGTGACCAGTCCTCGTATGACTGCGCTGCCATGACTGCGCAGACATATCTACGCAGCGGAAGGTTGCGCGTCAAGGGGTTGCGCAACATCTCTGGAAACAGACGCGTGAACAACGGCCGCATGAGTGGCCGGTGCCCGGCAGTGACGATCAGTACATACGGCGTGGCGGGGTGGGGGTGGGGCGATGCCCACCTCCGAGGAGGGGCGCCCTCGCACCCATTGATAGCCTCGGTCCTGTGATCGGCTTCCCCATGCCCGGCAGGAGTGCGCCGTGAGCACCGTCGGCGCCTTCCCGCTCGGTTCCGCGACGACGCTCGCCGAACTCGCCCGGGATCCGCATCCGCGACTGGCCCTGCTGCGTGCTCAGGAGCCGGTGTCCTGGTTGCCCGAGCTGGGCGGCTGGCTGGTCACCCGTCGCGACCTCGCGCTGAGCGTGATGCGGGACGCCACGACCTTCACCGTCGACGACCCCCGTTTCTCCACCGCACAGGTCGTCGGACCGAGCATGCTGTCCCTGGACGGTGCCCAACACACCCGACACCGCGAGCCCTTCACCGCCCCCTTCCGCCCCCGGGAGGTGCACGACGGCTTCGCCTCGTTCATCGAGCGGGAGACCGACCGGCTCATCACCGCGCTGGAGCCGACGGGGGCCGTCGAACTGAGACGTACCTTCGCCGGACCGCTCGCCGTCGCCGTCGTCACCAAGGCCCTCGGACTGGTCGGCACCACCGCGGACACGGTCCTCTCCTGGTACGACGCCATCGTGCAGTCGGTCTCGGACATCACCGCGGGACATACGGCGGGTCGTGCCGGCGCCGCGGCGTACGCGCGGCTACGGGCCGCTGTGGAAGCCACCGTCGCCGACCGTGACGCCGCCTCGCTCCTCGTCTCCGCTGCTGGGCAGTTGACGGCACCCGAGGTGGCGTCCAACGCCGCGGTCCTGATGTTCGGCGGCATAGAGACCACCGAGGCGATGATCACGAACGCGCTGCTGCACCTACTGCTTCATCCAGACCAACTCGCCCTTGTGCGAGCCGACTTCGGTCTGCTGGACGGTGCGATCGAGGAATCGCTGCGCCTCGAGCCCGGTGCGGCGGTCGTGGACCGCTACGCCACCCGCGACACAGTCCTCGGACCGGCCACGGTCCGCCAGGGCCACCTGGTCACCGTCTCCCTGACGGGCGCCAACCGTGACCCTGCCGTCTTCCCGGATCCCGACCGGTTCGACGTCCGCCGCGAGAACGCCCGTCTCCAACTGGCCTTCGCCCACGGCCCGCACTACTGCCTCGCCGCACATCTGGCACGCCTGGAAACACGCATCGCCCTCAAGGGTCTGCTCGAACGCCTCCCCCGCCTACGCCTGGACGCGAACCACCCCACCACCCCGCGGGGTCTGGTCTTCCGCAAGCCCCCCACCCTGCAGGTGCTGTGGGACAGACCTTCCTGACTGCCGAACGTCATCCTCGCCGTGGTCGGCACCTGGCCCGCCTCGATCTTCTGACGCCGAGTCCACCCGCCCCGTGCCCGTCGGTCACCTGACGGGCACGGGGCGGCGGCGAGGTCCGGGCCGTCACCGAGAGCCCGCAGCACCACCGTGACGTACCGTCTCGGGTCGGCGGACGGCCCCGCGGCGGAGTCACGCCGAGGACGGTGGCCTGCCCACCTCGGCCGGCTCATCCGGCTGTTCCGCGTCACCCGCTCGGAAGCGACCGACGGGCGAGGGCACGTGCCCGGTGTCAGGCTGGGCACAGACTCGGCCCGCGGAAGGAAGTCATGGTCATGATCACCTCGGAGTTCGCCCCCGGTTCCCCGTGTTGGCTCGACCTCGGTGCTCCCGATGTCCGCGCCGCCTCCGCCTTCT
It includes:
- a CDS encoding cytochrome P450; translated protein: MSTVGAFPLGSATTLAELARDPHPRLALLRAQEPVSWLPELGGWLVTRRDLALSVMRDATTFTVDDPRFSTAQVVGPSMLSLDGAQHTRHREPFTAPFRPREVHDGFASFIERETDRLITALEPTGAVELRRTFAGPLAVAVVTKALGLVGTTADTVLSWYDAIVQSVSDITAGHTAGRAGAAAYARLRAAVEATVADRDAASLLVSAAGQLTAPEVASNAAVLMFGGIETTEAMITNALLHLLLHPDQLALVRADFGLLDGAIEESLRLEPGAAVVDRYATRDTVLGPATVRQGHLVTVSLTGANRDPAVFPDPDRFDVRRENARLQLAFAHGPHYCLAAHLARLETRIALKGLLERLPRLRLDANHPTTPRGLVFRKPPTLQVLWDRPS